GTCCGCGACTGTGACCTCTATGCGTTCCGGCGAAAGCTGCTCGCGGACGAGAGTTCCTATTTCGCGCGCAGCCTCCGTCTCTCGTTCTCCCGCAAAGGATTGTGCCGCCGGGATTATCGCCAGCGCCAGCGCGCAGATAAGCGCTTTTTTTATCTTCATTCAGGTATTGCCTCCTTAAAGCTTGGTATTGCTATATGCAATGATTTTAAGCCATAAAATATTTTTGTAACAGGGCGAAAAAGAGAGAGAAAAAATTTGTATTTTTTTTGTTTATGATATATCATCTGATATATCTAGAAGATGTAGGAAAATAATTGGTCGTTATTGGCTTTTTATGGTATCGTATAAAAGAGACAGTAAAGATATTTGGAGTTTTGAAATATGAGCTTGCTTGAACTTTTTGTCTTCTTTTTTAGAATAAGCGCCGTCACCTTCGGAGGCGGTATTGTGATTCTCGGCATGGTGCAGCTGGAGGAAGAAAAGCGGCGTGACATCGACCCGGAGGTCTTTGCCGACATGGTCAGCCTCGCGGCTTCGATGCCGGGTCCCATAGCCGTTTCCATCTCCTGGCTCATGGGACGCCATTACCGTGGGCTTATCGGCAGCATCGTCGCCGTTGCCGGCGCTATATTGCCGCCGTTCCTTATAATACTTTTCTTATCTCCATTTATAATAAAGTATTCCGACGTACCGGCGGTCAAGGGATTTTTCCGCGGTGTCCTTGCCGGTACGAGCGCGATAATCGTCCTTGTTATTATCGATAATGTAAAAAACGCCCTCTTTGGAAAATGGTGGAACCTCGTTCCGTATCTGCTGGTGATCTCACTGATCGGCGTCCTCAATTTGCACCCCCTCCTGGTCATGGCCGCGGTCATCGCGATGCAGTTCGTCCATGAAAGGATTACGGCAAAATAACGAGGATACCGCAGCTTATCTTTGCCTTTATGCAGATTGGGATAACGGCCTTTGGCGGCGGCCTTTCTACACTGCCGCTGATAGAATACCAGCTTGTAACGAAAAACGGCTGGATGGGTGTTGAGGAGTTCAATCAGATGGTGGCCGTATCACAGGTCACTCCAGGGCCGATAGCGATCAACGCCGCGACCTTCGCCGGCTACCAGCAGGCCGGTTTCTGGGGGTCGTTGACCTCTACGCTCGCTCTTGTAGCCGCGCCGCTTTTAGCACTTTCCATCATACTTTTTCTGCTTCAGCGTGTGAGTCCGGAGAAGAGTAAGAACTTTAAATTGATGCTTCGCCCTGTTGTAGCCGGACTTTTGACCCTTTCGATAATATCGCCGTTTACCTCGACATGGAATAACGGTGTCATGGCGATCGCCCTCTTTGCCGCGGGGGTCGGACTTGTCAAATACAGTAAGTTCTTTAAAGAAAATCCGGCGGCGATGCTTATAATATTTGGAATATTTGGAGCAATTTTTCTGCGCTGAGGTTAACTATAAAAATAAATTTTAATTTATATTTTAACAAAATAGCAGAAATTTTGCTGTCTGATATATCAGATTTTTAAAAAAGACGCTTTTTAATTTTCAACAAAGCCGGGGCTGCGCTCGTGAAACAACGGTGGCCAATATATTTGATATAGACTGATTTTTGGCTTGTTGTAAGCGTTTTTTGTACATTGACAAAAAAATAGAGGATATAAATTTTACGTCTGTATTTGATACAGGGTTGCAAGTAACTTAAATTACATTTTACTTGATGAAACACTGGTGGAAATCAGACGCGGCAGAGCATTGTGTAAAAAAGATTGACTAAATAAGATGTTTGTTGTAATTTATTTCCTAGCAACTGCATTTTTTTACTAGTTTACACATTGCATATTTTACGCTGGAGAAGGAGGAAAGTTCTTAAGGCTACGTGTAATGTAAGCGCTTTTTCTTTTGAAACAAAAACTAAACAGAGTCTCAAAAAGGTTCGATTCTGAAGGGAGAGTTTTTCGTGAAGAAATTTGCACTTATGTTTGCAGTAATGTTCCTGTTTGTAGCTATGATAAGCCCCGCAACTGCCGCGCCGACGGTGTTCCGTTTCGCCGGCCAGTCTTCGCCGGATCATATGGCGACGAAGATGATGGAGCAGATGGCTAAGGAGATCAACGAGGGCACGCAGGGCCGCGTCGAGGTCAAAGTCTATCCGGCGAGCCAGCTTGGCAATTACACCCTTGTTATGGAAGAGATGATCCGCGGTACCGTCGATATGGCCTGTATGTCGGTCGCTACGGACTTCGATCCGCGTCTTGAGATTCTTTACGCCAACGGATATGTTACGGGTTATGACGCCGCTAAAAAGGCCTTTGACCCCGATGCGTGGCTTCCTAAGAAGCTCAACGAATTCCTTACCCCCCTCGGTGTCCGCCTCATCGGCTCCTATATCGAGGGCTTTATCGGCATAGCCTCGGCGAAAGAGGCGAAGGCTCCCCTGGATCCGAAGGTTGACAAAGGCCTTCTCACCCGTGTTCCGAACATGGTCTGCTATACGGCCGGCGCGAAGGAAATGGGATATCGTCCCATCACCATCCCCTATCCCGATGTCTATCAGTCAATGCAGACCGGCGTCTGTGATGCCGCCGACGGCTATCCGACGGCTGCCGCCTACACCATCCTCGGCGATGTCATTAAGTATTGGTACGCTACGAACTACTCGATGGAATACCTCGCCTATATGGTAAGCGATAAATCATGGAAGAAGCTAAGCCCCGAAGATCAGAAGGTATTCCTCGATATCGCCAAGAAGTACACGCTGAAGTCGATAGACAACGTGAAGGCGGAAGACGAGAAGTACATGCAGCTTATGGAAAAGAAGGGCATCAAGGTTTACAGATACACTGAAGAGCAGCTGCGCCCCATCAAAGAGGCCTGCATGAGAACTCTTGGGAAGAGATCGGTAAAGCCGGCGCCGGTACGGAGCTGATGAAGGAGTTCAAGCAGCATCTCGGTAATATTTAGTCGTAATAATATCAGGCATTCAACAGCGATGCTTAACATGCGTTAACGAGAAAGCCCGAGGGGCGCCGTCCCCTCTGGGCTTTTCCGTCTCTGAAAGGAGTACCACAAATGTCAATTGATGAAATAAAGGTCGAACAGACGATACCGTCCGATCTTGAAGACATCCAGCCAAATGTAAGACCCCCAAAATGTCTCTTTGACAAAATCACCGTTAGTTTATATTCGATCATCTGTTTTGTGATGTCAATGCTTCTTACCGTAATCATCAGCGCGGCGACGATAATGCGCTACGTATTTGAGATGGATCTCTACGGTTATGAAGAGTGGATCAAAATATTTGCCTTCTGGCTCTACTTTATGGGCGCCGGATATGGGGCCTTCGCCGGTACCCATGTCTCCGCCGACCTTGTCCAGTCTTATGTTAAGGAGGGAGTTCTCAAGAGGCTCCTGATTTTCATAAAGACCGTTATAACGCTTGGAGTGACCCTTCTTTTTACAAAGTATGGCTGGGATTATCTTATCTTCGGATTCCTCGGCCCTCTGGGGACCGGCGTCGCGCTCCCGCGTACGGTTGCCTGGAGAATACCCCTCTGGACGGCTTATCTGTCGATATTCCTCGGTCTCGTTTCAATGTCTTACTATTTCATGTGGGACATGATCAGGGCGGGAAAGATACTCTTCTCTGGAGGTAAAAAGTAATGATCTATGTAGCACTTATAATACTCATTTCCGCGCTCGTCATCGGCGTTCCCGTGCCAGTCAGCTTCATGGCCTCCTGCGCCTGGCTGATATTCTTCGGCGGCCCGAACATGGAGGGCTATCAGGCGACGCAGCTGCTTCCCTACGGCTTCACGCAGATGAACTCCGTCTCGCTCATCGCGATCGCGATGTTCATCCTTGCCGGCGGCATCATGGAGCGCGGGCGCATCGCGGAAAAGCTCATCGACATGGTCGATGTCTTTGTCGGCCACATCAAGGGCGGGCTTGGCATCGTCGGTACAGTCTCCTGCGCGGTATTCGGCTCTATCTGCGGCGCCGCCTGCGCGACGCTCTCCTGCATCGGCGCGATCATGTTCCCGCGTTTCAAACAGGGCGGATACCCGATGGGACACGCCTGCGCGCTGATGGCCAACGCTTCGCTGCTGGGGCTGCTCATTCCCCCCAACGCGACGCTTATCATCTTTGCCTGGATCAGCGGCATCTCCGTTCTCGCCTGCTTCCTTTCGACGATCGGACCGGGAATCGTCACCACGATATTGATCTCCGCCGTCAACGTCTGGATGCTGCGCGATAACAAGCAGGTCTTTGTCACAAAGAAGCGTACCGGCGCGGAACGTTTGAAGATGTTCCGTGAACGCGGACGCCTCGCGATTCCGGCCCTCTTTATGCCGGTCATGGTCCTCGGTGGTATCTACGGCGGCATCATGACGACGACCGAGGCCTCCGCTCTTGCCGTCCTCTACTGCATACCGATTGGACTTTTCGTCTATAAGGGACTTACATGGAAGACCCTCTACCTGATCGTGGTGGAATGCTCCATCACAACGGGCGTCATTATGGTAATGCTCTATTCCGTCTCGATGCTCTCAAGACTCTATATCCTTGAAGACCTCCCCGGAAAGGTGCTTTACCTCTTCTACTCGATCTCAACGAACAAATGGGTAATCATGTTCATGATCAATATATTCCTTGTCCTTATGGGAATGCTCATGGACGACATCAGCGTCGTCGTTCTGACCACGCCGATCCTGCTCCCGATCATTATGGAGCTGGGCATCAATCCGGTCCACTACGCGGCGGTCGTCGGCGTCAACACGGCTCTCGGGTGTATTACGCCGCCCGCGGCGCCGGTCCTTTACCTCAGCGGGCGTGTTGGGGGCGCCTCTATCAACGAGATAATGAAGCCGGCACTCACCTTCATGGTGCTCTGCTGGATTCCTGTACTTCTCGTNNNNNNNNNNNNNNNNNNNNNNNNNNNNNNNNNNNNNNNNNNNNNNNNNNNNNNNNNNNNNNNNNNNNNNNNNNNNNNNNNNNNNNNNNNNNNNNNNNNNTAATGAAGCCGGCACTCACCTTCATGGTGCTCTGCTGGATTCCTGTACTTCTCGTCACCGCCTACATCCCGAAGCTTGTCCTCTTCCTGCCGCACTTGATTCTTGGTATTCCCTGGTAAGAACAGCGGCGGTAGAAATATTAAAAGAGAGAAATGCTGCCGGCAGCAAACGCGCCGGCAGCATTTTTTATTACCTCCTAATACGGACAGGCGCTTTTTTTATTGAAGGCGAACGGCTATAATACGATAAGCGATAAAGGAAGAAAAGGACGAAAATAAAATGTTTTACAGAGATCTTTTTGCGTCATTGTGTTTTATCTTTTTTGGCATCGCGCTTGCCACCCATCACCCATATTTTTACTTTGGGGCGATGATGTGCGGCTGTCTCTCAACTACGGCTAAGAGAAAGATGTGGCAGAACCCTAGCTGGTCTGACGCGATCTACGACAGGATAGAGGGCTGGCTGGATGATAAGGTGGAGGGCCAGAGGACGGAGTTTAAAGAGGACGAAGAGATAAAGCCGCTGCCGCCGCTGGATAAATAGGCTTTAAGGGCCGTAAACAGGGAAATGTGATTTTTTGTAGGGCCCCCTCGGCATCGTACCTTCACTTTTCGGCATATTTAGATGAATAAGCTCGGTTTCATATTTATGGCAAAGTTGTAAGAACCGCCCTCGTTTTAGTTTAACGAAGGCGGTTCTTTTTATCTTTAGTTGTAATGGATGCGCTTCTTAATATGCTTTAAACGTATGGAATGTAATTTAATATAGGTATTTGATATTATGAACAATTACTTATATCTTAGCAGCAAAAGAGGAGGGTGCCGCACCGACCCGCGATAAAAGATAAATGCCGGCATCACCCTGTAAAACATAGCGACAGATAAAATATATTTGCCGAGAGGGAGAAAAATATGAGCAGGAAGATTTTGATTGTCTGTACCAGCCCGCGCAGAAGCGGCAATTCCGAGATGTTGGCCGATGAGTTTGCCAGAGGAGCGCAGGAGGCGGGGCATGAGGTGAAGAAGGTTTGTCTCTATGACAGGAACATCGGCTTTTGCCAAGGCTGTCTTGCCTGCCAAAGGAACATGAAATGTGTGCTGAATGACGACGCCAACGCCGTCGTTGAACAGATGGGGCGCTCCGAGGTGCTGGTATTTGCCACACCGGTCTATTTTTATGGGATGTCGGGACAGATGAAGACGTTGCTTGACAGAAGCAACCCGCTCTTCCCCGCGGAGTATGCCTTCCGCGATATTTACCTGCTGGCCGCCGCCGCTGATACCGACGAGAGGGCCGTCGAAGGCGTGGTTACGGGAATCAATGGCTGGATCGAGTGTTTTGAAGAGAGCAGGCTTGCCGATGTTCTCTGCGGGACTGGTGCCGATGAAATAGGAACTATACTGAACAATCGACCGGCGCTGGATAGGGCGTACGAGATGGGCAAAGCCGTTCGCTAACGCAGGATGACGGTTCGAGTGGACATGTCAAAGTTTGCCCGCCGTGAGCCGCATTATGTAAACGGCCTTTTAGAGGCGGCTGCGGATAAACGAAAAACGGCATAGCTGGGACTATGTCGTTTTTCGTTATAGTATGATTTTGTTAAGACAGAAGCGGCGGCCCCGCTACAGAGGGACGGCCGCTCTATAAATTCAGTACAGGTCTTACTGCGCCGGTGCCGCGCTATCCTGTGCGGTAACTGCCGGCCTCGGCGGCCTGGCGTCGGCGATGGCTTTGACCGGGCACTTCGATACACAGAGACCGCAGTTAACGCATTTACCGGCATCAATTACGGCGAGGCTGCCCTTCATCTCGATCGCCTCTTTGGGGCAGGCCTTCACGCAGAGCGTACAGCCGATGCAGCCCACGGAGCAGACCTTCTTCACGAACGGGCCTTTGAGCGGATTGCTGCAGGCGACCTGGACCTTTGACTTCTTCGGCACTATGGCAATGACCCCGCGGGGGCATTCCGCGGCGCAGCTGCCGCAGCCGACGCATTTTTCGCGGTCCACGACGGCGAGTCCGTCAACTATCTTGATCGCGTCAAAGGCACAGACCTTTACACAGGTCCCGAAGCCCATGCAGCCGTAGGCGCATGACGAAGGTCCCCTGCCGGGAA
Above is a window of Cloacibacillus sp. DNA encoding:
- a CDS encoding chromate transporter; the encoded protein is MFAFMQIGITAFGGGLSTLPLIEYQLVTKNGWMGVEEFNQMVAVSQVTPGPIAINAATFAGYQQAGFWGSLTSTLALVAAPLLALSIILFLLQRVSPEKSKNFKLMLRPVVAGLLTLSIISPFTSTWNNGVMAIALFAAGVGLVKYSKFFKENPAAMLIIFGIFGAIFLR
- a CDS encoding TRAP transporter small permease subunit; the protein is MSIDEIKVEQTIPSDLEDIQPNVRPPKCLFDKITVSLYSIICFVMSMLLTVIISAATIMRYVFEMDLYGYEEWIKIFAFWLYFMGAGYGAFAGTHVSADLVQSYVKEGVLKRLLIFIKTVITLGVTLLFTKYGWDYLIFGFLGPLGTGVALPRTVAWRIPLWTAYLSIFLGLVSMSYYFMWDMIRAGKILFSGGKK
- a CDS encoding TRAP transporter large permease; this translates as MIYVALIILISALVIGVPVPVSFMASCAWLIFFGGPNMEGYQATQLLPYGFTQMNSVSLIAIAMFILAGGIMERGRIAEKLIDMVDVFVGHIKGGLGIVGTVSCAVFGSICGAACATLSCIGAIMFPRFKQGGYPMGHACALMANASLLGLLIPPNATLIIFAWISGISVLACFLSTIGPGIVTTILISAVNVWMLRDNKQVFVTKKRTGAERLKMFRERGRLAIPALFMPVMVLGGIYGGIMTTTEASALAVLYCIPIGLFVYKGLTWKTLYLIVVECSITTGVIMVMLYSVSMLSRLYILEDLPGKVLYLFYSISTNKWVIMFMINIFLVLMGMLMDDISVVVLTTPILLPIIMELGINPVHYAAVVGVNTALGCITPPAAPVLYLSGRVGGASINEIMKPALTFMVLCWIPVLLV
- a CDS encoding flavodoxin family protein; the protein is MSRKILIVCTSPRRSGNSEMLADEFARGAQEAGHEVKKVCLYDRNIGFCQGCLACQRNMKCVLNDDANAVVEQMGRSEVLVFATPVYFYGMSGQMKTLLDRSNPLFPAEYAFRDIYLLAAAADTDERAVEGVVTGINGWIECFEESRLADVLCGTGADEIGTILNNRPALDRAYEMGKAVR
- a CDS encoding RnfABCDGE type electron transport complex subunit B, with the protein product MNGMIYPALVMGGLGVVFGSLLAFASKKFYVEVDQRQADIRALLPGANCGGCGFPGCDGYAEACASGAAKLTLCAAAGPEVAAKIADIMGVAAESAEPQIAFVKCQGSLGKTVKDCVYQGAEDCREAAVVPGRGPSSCAYGCMGFGTCVKVCAFDAIKIVDGLAVVDREKCVGCGSCAAECPRGVIAIVPKKSKVQVACSNPLKGPFVKKVCSVGCIGCTLCVKACPKEAIEMKGSLAVIDAGKCVNCGLCVSKCPVKAIADARPPRPAVTAQDSAAPAQ
- a CDS encoding chromate transporter — encoded protein: MSLLELFVFFFRISAVTFGGGIVILGMVQLEEEKRRDIDPEVFADMVSLAASMPGPIAVSISWLMGRHYRGLIGSIVAVAGAILPPFLIILFLSPFIIKYSDVPAVKGFFRGVLAGTSAIIVLVIIDNVKNALFGKWWNLVPYLLVISLIGVLNLHPLLVMAAVIAMQFVHERITAK
- the dctP gene encoding TRAP transporter substrate-binding protein DctP codes for the protein MKKFALMFAVMFLFVAMISPATAAPTVFRFAGQSSPDHMATKMMEQMAKEINEGTQGRVEVKVYPASQLGNYTLVMEEMIRGTVDMACMSVATDFDPRLEILYANGYVTGYDAAKKAFDPDAWLPKKLNEFLTPLGVRLIGSYIEGFIGIASAKEAKAPLDPKVDKGLLTRVPNMVCYTAGAKEMGYRPITIPYPDVYQSMQTGVCDAADGYPTAAAYTILGDVIKYWYATNYSMEYLAYMVSDKSWKKLSPEDQKVFLDIAKKYTLKSIDNVKAEDEKYMQLMEKKGIKVYRYTEEQLRPIKEACMRTLGKRSVKPAPVRS